From Penicillium psychrofluorescens genome assembly, chromosome: 1, one genomic window encodes:
- a CDS encoding uncharacterized protein (ID:PFLUO_001964-T1.cds;~source:funannotate), which translates to MKVITANFVTCAVKECKTAQTSFPLHFHDAELEQQELDFQPEFIRNILPRVDWEALRVTANELGFPSIPESKPEGEALDNEQTLRDLHRLLLETHVAEGKLVCGNCGHQYMIKEGIANFLLPSHLV; encoded by the exons ATGAAAGTCATCACGGCCAACTTCGTGACATGCGCGGTGAAGGAGTGCAAGACCGCGCAGACGTCGTTTCCGCTCCACTTTCAcgacgccgagctggagcagcaggagctggaCTTCCAGCCGGAGTTTATTCGCAATATTCTTCCTCGCGTCGACTGGGAAGCGCTCCGGGTTACTGCGAATGAG CTCGGATTCCCCAGTATCCCCGAATCCAAACCCGAAGGCGAGGCGCTCGACAACGAGCAGACCCTGAGAGACTTGCATCGCCTGCTCCTGGAGACGCATGTCGCCGAGGGTAAATTGGTTTGCGGCAATTGCGGACATCAGTATATGATCAAGGAGGGCATCGCCAACTTTCTCCTCCCCAGCCATCTGG TCTAA
- a CDS encoding uncharacterized protein (ID:PFLUO_001965-T1.cds;~source:funannotate) has protein sequence MPSFFNRPSWASKQTGEATSEFYRRSGQTYSDIVAANREAHEKHHESSVDDGRGHKRLRLSDAAEEERSPEDPGADGADSAQHGPGDLPEPSSRSPSHHHSKRRTASPETTNSHGESAPADSPEGDIPAANTPEVDRLGTLRSHDNSTARSTTRSETGSDAHDSMNKDIQRPSDTRRISPHPYPPLNPPVEKALPARKPETVATPEPAAKPEPNVQILISSDIINTKPLLVHRKMSQGLREVRLAWCKRQSFTDDMQSSVYLTWKGRRLFDVTTCKSLGLNLDNSTIPEMDDELSSSPAELKIHMKAVSDTLPTANPSESSPDAGTGKKSPLREEEDEQAQPIRIVLRSPGMNDFRIKARPKTPVSRLISAFRDKHDLPSDADVALVFDGDRLDPDTCLQDYDIDDLDLVDVQIKT, from the coding sequence ATGCCCTCTTTCTTCAACAGACCCTCCTGGGCATCGAAGCAGACAGGCGAGGCCACCTCGGAGTTTTATCGTCGATCGGGCCAAACATATTCGGACATCGTCGCGGCGAATCGAGAAGCGCACGAGAAGCATCATGAATCATCTGTAGATGACGGGCGCGGGCACAAACGGCTTCGTCTCTCCGAcgccgcggaagaagagcgcaGTCCAGAAGACCCCGGCGCTGATGGAGCTGACAGTGCACAGCATGGACCAGGAGATCTCCCTGAACCCTCGTCACGCTCGCCATCGCATCATCACAGCAAACGCCGTACCGCGTCGCCAGAAACTACTAACTCCCATGGGGAGAGCGCACCCGCAGACTCGCCTGAAGGCGACATCCCTGCAGCCAATACCCCAGAGGTGGACCGCCTAGGGACTTTACGATCTCACGATAATTCGACTGCCCGCTCTACTACAAGGTCTGAAACAGGGAGCGACGCGCATGACTCAATGAATAAAGATATCCAACGACCCTCGGATACGAGAAGAATCTCGCCACATCCTTATCCACCATTGAATCCTCCAGTAGAGAAGGCACTACCAGCGCGAAAGCCAGAAACTGTGGCAACACCAGAACCAGCGGCAAAGCCCGAACCAAATGTGCAAATCCTGATTTCATCAGACATCATCAACACGAAGCCGCTGCTTGTTCATCGTAAGATGTCCCAGGGACTGCGAGAAGTGCGGTTGGCGTGGTGTAAGCGCCAAAGCTTCACGGACGATATGCAGTCGTCTGTATATTTGACCTGGAAGGGCCGGAGACTATTCGACGTAACTACCTGCAAGAGCCTGGGGCTCAATCTGGACAACAGCACGATTCCTGAGATGGACGATGAATTATCGTCCAGTCCAGCTGAACTAAAGATCCATATGAAGGCGGTGTCCGATACTCTTCCGACGGCCAATCCGTCCGAGTCTTCTCCCGATGCTGGCACGGGCAAGAAGTCTCCGCTCcgcgaagaggaagatgagcagGCGCAACCAATCCGGATCGTCCTGCGAAGCCCCGGGATGAATGACTTCCGGATCAAAGCGAGGCCGAAAACGCCAGTGTCACGATTAATCTCGGCTTTCCGAGACAAACACGACCTTCCCAGCGACGCAGACGTGGCGCTGGTCTTCGATGGGGACCGGCTGGATCCTGATACCTGTCTCCAAGACTATGATATTGACGACCTGGATTTGGTTGACGTGCAGATTAAAACCTAG
- a CDS encoding uncharacterized protein (ID:PFLUO_001968-T1.cds;~source:funannotate) has protein sequence MVPVANPQTRVEALTDSTPNLPNNMSPMRSSVEDGNHPTVNMNQPGPDLGAESSEPREHTFYNLCRPAILTEDRIEAACNRYFHLLHRLPVLAFLHKPSLLQLYRNGKTGEALLLALVAVTSRLPGVESSEATVGAQCADLAEDLILKDIRRPSIFNVQALVLVVQYRAWTGSSAAAFSLLALSARFAFALRLNYESMHLPSFVQESRRRLMWTIYMVDTMLAEGLPEFAVCPAELIHLRLPCRDIEFELNFENETEELQDSASAPSPSALGMLAYYIRIIHLRDRILRCTKQAAKNPRLMLSTFHASLIALEKQLDTFALKLPAAESFSEENFRLRSYSWSLPRYVMTHLWWHQCYCDLFRCLLPGLRESLRLSAVDQLQPDFVLESQTKCFRHAQSIAEICSLLLDLDSDVLILDVEMAQCAYQAGRILCLGREMNAEGVKLTAEEVTEETTYCVLLIKRLSNMYPVVSFIAADLEEVIRVDSTQSLLDNDSPDLEHLPSLEQTLGMPAGGHTNQVISKHSMLSQTGFLDDSHKLEVSLRDNKRTCKRSQFLRHHRLRNDSSSASGVSSGSSASPLQTGPTNNPLQGIQLAQQSYEIEGEHSFREPPEAEFWDENTFCQRSWDELGLDMDDDIAIALLGPPGHEEALGSDNLSLGFNLAPENNYGTC, from the exons ATGGTTCCTGTGGCCAACCCACAAACCAGAGTGGAAGCGTTGACGGATAGTACTCCCAACTTGCCTAATAATATGTCCCCCATGCGGTCCTctgtggaggatgggaaTCACCCAACTGTGAACATGAACCAGCCGGGACCGGATTTGGGAGCTGAATCCAGCGAACCTAGAGAACATACATTTTATAACTTGTGCAGACCGGCCATATTGACGGAAGACCGCATCGAGGCCGCCTGTAACCGGTATTTTCATTTGTTGCATCGCCTGCCTGTCCTAGCCTTCCTCCATAAACCGTCTCTTCTACAGCTATATCGGAATGGAAAAACCGGTGAggccctcctcctcgctctcgtcgCCGTCACCTCTCGCCTCCCAGGAGTTGAGTCGTCTGAAGCGACAGTGGGCGCTCAATGTGCGGACTTGGCCGAGGACCTGATCCTGAAAGACATCCGACGCCCGTCGATCTTCAACGTACAGGCTCTCGTCTTAGTCGTCCAATATAGAGCGTGGACTGGCTCCTCGGCTGCTGCCTTCAGTCTCCTGGCTCTTTCGGCGCGGTTTGCCTTTGCTCTCCGCCTCAACTATGAATCGATGCATCTGCCCTCTTTCGTGCAGGAGTCACGGAGACGACTGATGTGGACGATCTATATGGTGGACACCATGCTGGCAGAGGGTTTACCGGAGTTCGCGGTCTGTCCAGCCGAATTAATACATCTTCGCCTTCCCTGTCGTGACATTGAATTCGAGCTCAACTTCGAAAACGAGACGGAAGAGCTGCAGGATAGTGCAAgcgctccatctccgtcAGCCCTGGGCATGTTGGCATACTACATccgcatcatccatcttcGTGATCGCATACTCAG ATGCACCAAACAGGCTGCAAAAAACCCCAGATTAATGTTGTCAACGTTCCACGCGAGCCTCATCGCTCTAGAAAAACAACTGGATACGTTTGCTTTGAAATTGCCCGCTGCCGAAAGTTTCTCGGAAGAAAACTTTCGATTACGCTCGTACTCGTGGTCTCTGCCGCGATATGTGATGACACACCTCTGGTGGCACCAGTGTTATTGTGATCTGTTCCGATGTCTCTTGCCTGGTCTACGAGAATCCCTCCGGCTGAGCGCTGTGGATCAACTCCAGCCGGACTTTGTTCTCGAAAGCCAAACAAAATGCTTCCGACATGCTCAGTCGATTGCCGAGATATGCAGTTTGCTCCTGGATCTTGACAGTGATGTCCTGATATTAGACGTAGAAATGGCGCAATGTGCCTACCAGGCTGGCCGAATCCTTTGTCTCGGCCGCGAGATGAATGCAGAGGGGGTCAAGTTGACCGCGGAAGAAGTGACCGAGGAGACTACATACTGTGTCTTGTTAATCAAGCGGTTGTCCAACATGTATCCTGTCGTATCGTTCATT GCAGCCGACTTAGAGGAGGTCATACGCGTTGATAGCACGCAGTCTTTGCTAGACAATGACTCGCCTGACCTTGAGCATCTCCCGTCGCTAGAACAGACGCTGGGGATGCCAGCCGGAGGCCACACTAATCAGGTCATCTCCAAACACAGTATGCTGAGTCAGACAGGGTTCCTAGATGACAGTCACAAGCTTGAGGTGTCCCTCCGAGATAACAAAAGAACCTGTAAACGCAGTCAATTTCTACGGCATCATCGTCTCAGAAATGActcttcctctgcctctGGTGTTAGCTCCGGCTCCTCTGCCTCGCCTCTCCAAACTGGCCCCACCAACAACCCACTACAAGGAATCCAGCTCGCACAACAGAGCTACGAAATAGAAGGAGAACATAGCTTTCGTGAGCCGCCAGAGGCAGAATTCTGGGACGAGAATACATTCTGCCAGCGGTCATGGGATGAGCTGGGgctcgacatggacgacgacATCGCCATTGCACTCTTGGGACCTCCTGGTCATGAAGAGGCCTTGGGCAGTGACAATCTCAGCCTTGGCTTCAATCTGGCTCCAGAGAATAACTATGGCACCTGTTAG
- a CDS encoding uncharacterized protein (ID:PFLUO_001966-T1.cds;~source:funannotate), which produces MENGPSSEGKDPSAFLGEIIGAPVIVKLNSGVVYKGELQSVDGYMNIALENTEEFVNGKLRRKYGDAFVRGNNVLYISSS; this is translated from the exons ATGGAGAATGGCCCTTCCTCCGAGGGGAAAGACCCATCGGCATTCCTGGGCGAAATCATCGGCGCGCCAGTGATTGTGAAACTGAACTCGGGCGTGGTCTACAAAG GCGAGTTGCAATCTGTCGATGGCTATATGAATATCGCCTTGGAGAATACAGAGGAATTCGTGAATGGGAAGCTGCGGCGCAAATACGGCGACGCCTTTGTCCGGGGGAACAACG TGCTTTACATCTCTTCCAGTTGA
- a CDS encoding uncharacterized protein (ID:PFLUO_001967-T1.cds;~source:funannotate), with the protein MLQAIKYSEGRLEILDQLQLPFVEKYFHVRTAEDGWHAIKKMQVRGAPAIAIVAMLSLASELAALIVAGDIPAEAQEVQHIISDKLRYLVTSRPTAVNLSDAARKLETLVTGRAQQPGATGRGVATAFIREAEEMLGKDLEDNQQIGEHGAAWIMDHANKGSSTVAILTHCNTGSLATSGYGTALGVIRSLASKNVLRRAYCTETRPYNQGSRLTAFELVHDNIPATLVTDSMAAALLAGDAGVNAIVVGADRVAANGDTANKIGTYGLAVLAKHHGVKFLVAAPRTTIDLATKSGNDIIIEQRPGAEVTSIRGPREDFATSGALETIRIAAPGIDVWNPAFDITPAALIDGIITEVGVVEKGSDGQYHMDDLFGTR; encoded by the exons ATGTTGCAGGCCATCAAGTACAGCGAGGGTCGCCTTGAGATCCTCGACCAACTACAACTTCCCTTTGTCGAGAAATACTTCCACGTTCGgacggccgaggatggcTGGCAcgccatcaagaagatgcAAGTGCGCGGCGCTCCCGCCATTGCTATCGTGGCCATGCTGTCCCTCGCCTCAGAGCTGGCCGCCCTCATAGTCGCCGGTGATATTCCAGCAGAAGCCCAAGAGGTCCAGCATATCATCTCGGACAAATTGCGCTATCTGGTCACCAGCCGGCCCACGGCAGTCAACTTGAGTGACGCTGCTCGCAAGCTGGAGACGTTGGTCACCGGCCGGGCTCAGCAACCTGGTGCGACCGGCCGTGGTGTTGCGACAGCGTTTATTcgggaggcggaggagatgctcgGGAAAGATCTGGAGGATAACCAACAGATTGGAGAGCACGGAGCGGCTTGGATCATGGACCATGCGAATAAGGGTAGTTCGACGGTTGCCATTCTGACCCATTGCAACACCGG CTCTCTCGCTACGTCGGGCTATGGAACCGCATTGGGCGTGATCCGTTCATTGGCGTCGAAAAACGTCTTGCGCCGGGCCTATTGCACAGAGACACGACCTTACAACCAGGGATCCCGCTTGACAGCCTTCGAGTTGGTCCACGATAACATCCCCGCTACACTGGTTACGGATTCGATGGCAGCAGCTTTACTGGCAGGCGATGCGGGCGTGAACGCTATCGTAGTCGGCGCCGACCGGGTGGCGGCCAACGGAGACACGGCAAATAAGATTGGCACATATGGCTTGGCGGTTTTAGCAAAGCACCATGGGGTCAAGTTCCTGGTCGCCGCGCCGCGGACAACCATCGACCTGGCCACAAAATCGGGTAACGATATCATTATTGAACAACGCCCCGGGGCAGAGGTGACCAGCATCCGGGGGCCCCGCGAGGATTTCGCGACAAGCGGCGCGCTGGAGACGATCCGCATCGCTGCGCCGGGGATTGACGTCTGGAACCCGGCCTTTGATATTACTCCGGCGGCTCTGATCGACGGAATCATCACCGAGGTGGGGGTGGTAGAGAAGGGTTCGGACGGGCAGTATCATATGGACGACCTATTTGGCACCCGTTGA
- a CDS encoding uncharacterized protein (ID:PFLUO_001972-T1.cds;~source:funannotate) — protein sequence MVQTPQQRRANERYAKNEAAKRGKPVTKSKPKQTSKAPVSTTWVVLLAFVVCGGLLLELLRVVPEIWSYVTSMLSRITG from the exons ATG GTGCAAACACCCCAACAACGGCGCGCGAACGAGCGATACGCAAAGAACGAGGCCGCAAAGCGCGGCAAGCCAGTGACCAAGTCCAAGCCCAAGCAGACCTCCAAGGCCCCAGTTTCCACCACTTGGGTTG TCCTCCTCGCCTTTGTGGTCTGCGGTGGACTCCTTCTGGAGCTCCTGCGGGTCGTCCCCGAGATCTGGTCATACGTGACGTCGATGCTTTCGCGAATTACAGGATAA
- a CDS encoding uncharacterized protein (ID:PFLUO_001969-T1.cds;~source:funannotate), with amino-acid sequence MVSSDIGSKKNILLVIADDLGKHLGCYGAQSCRTPRIDELAAGGITFDMAFTSTAACSPSRSVLYTGLHTHENGQYGLQGGRNHFQCFDHIESGPRLFNALGYQTGIIGKVHVGPPQVFPWETREESGTRNVAWVAERSEAFLQKATQTGRPFFLTVGYVDPHRDISTRGGFGNAETCGGAVMPPAIQPDDVEIPSFLTDLPETRTEYVEYYKAIARLDTGVGMLLDALERQGLTDSTLVVFCSDNGPPFVNSKTTLYDTGTRLPFIVREPGCAHRGIMNPNMISYIDVLPTFLDWAGAPADFSAPVPIPAGYVVTPETCPPPPPTRLGRSFLPILHRSDIVPAVQWEQSVHGSHTFHEATNYWPTRILRNRRFKYHRNVAWQLPFPFASDLYASLSFEGMRNQKQGDQSAPTAAGQGSGIMIGPRSLRNYIYRPREELYDLEADPQEVRNLADQTEFEGVLKQMRHAVEKWQLRTQDPWLFRDGQSVVVMERYAQNETVDIPDRFDFDVELPGNKDGVKVFTARSDTWQQY; translated from the coding sequence ATGGTTTCCTCGGATATTGGttccaagaagaacattCTTCTGGTCATCGCCGATGACCTAGGAAAGCATCTGGGATGCTATGGCGCTCAATCCTGCAGAACGCCTCGCATCGATGAGCTGGCGGCCGGCGGGATTACCTTCGACATGGCTTTTACTAGCACTGCGGCCTGCAGTCCGAGTCGGTCTGTGCTCTACACGGGTCTACACACGCACGAGAATGGCCAGTATGGTTTGCAAGGGGGTCGCAACCACTTCCAGTGCTTCGACCATATTGAGAGCGGGCCTCGACTATTCAATGCGCTCGGCTATCAGACCGGCATCATTGGCAAAGTGCACGTTGGCCCGCCGCAGGTGTTCCCTTGGGAGACGAGAGAAGAGAGCGGAACCCGAAACGTTGCGTGGGTGGCTGAACGCAGCGAAGCCTTCCTCCAGAAGGCAACCCAGACGGGGCGGCCCTTCTTCCTGACCGTGGGATACGTGGACCCGCATCGCGATATCTCGACCAGAGGCGGGTTTGGCAACGCGGAGACGTGCGGTGGCGCCGTGATGCCCCCGGCGATCCAGCCAGACGACGTTGAGATTCCGTCGTTTCTGACCGATTTGCCCGAAACCCGCACAGAATACGTCGAATATTACAAGGCGATCGCCCGTCTCGACACCGGCGTCGGGATGCTTCTAGACGCCCTAGAGCGCCAGGGCCTGACGGACTCGACGCTGGTAGTGTTCTGCAGTGACAACGGGCCTCCATTCGTCAACTCCAAGACTACGCTGTACGACACCGGAACCCGCCTTCCATTCATCGTCCGCGAACCTGGATGTGCCCACCGCGGCATCATGAATCCCAATATGATTTCGTACATCGACGTCCTGCCCACGTTTTTGGACTGGGCTGGTGCCCCCGCAGACTTTTCCGCGCCGGTGCCCATTCCAGCAGGCTACGTGGTCACCCCTGAGACGtgtccaccgccgccgcccacTCGACTCGGCCGATCTTTTCTCCCAATCCTGCACCGCTCCGACATTGTGCCCGCGGTGCAGTGGGAGCAAAGCGTTCATGGCTCGCATACATTCCACGAAGCGACGAACTACTGGCCGACGCGTATCTTGCGGAACAGACGGTTCAAATATCACCGAAATGTGGCCTGGCAGCTCCCATTCCCGTTCGCGTCGGATCTATACGCTAGTCTCAGCTTTGAAGGTATGCGCAACCAGAAGCAGGGCGACCAGAGTGCACCCACGGCGGCGGGGCAGGGGTCTGGCATCATGATCGGCCCACGGTCTCTTCGCAACTACATTTATCGCCCGCGCGAAGAGTTGTACGACCTCGAGGCCGACCCGCAGGAAGTTCGGAATTTGGCCGACCAGACGGAATTTGAAGGGGTGCTAAAGCAGATGCGACATGCCGTGGAGAAGTGGCAATTACGCACCCAGGATCCATGGCTCTTCCGAGACGGACAGAGTGTCGTGGTGATGGAGAGATATGCGCAGAACGAGACAGTGGACATCCCAGATCGGTTTGATTTCGACGTGGAGCTGCCGGGTAACAAGGACGGCGTGAAGGTTTTCACCGCAAGAAGCGACACCTGGCAACAATATTAG
- a CDS encoding uncharacterized protein (ID:PFLUO_001970-T1.cds;~source:funannotate): MKTLPKLKNMYLISALATIGGLLQGFDVAAMSAIIGTHQYKTYFRSPGSVLQGGITASMAGGSFCGALASNLTADRLGRRDSMAYACVIYIAGCAIMCSAQNVAQLIVSRIVNGFAVGILSSQAPMYIAEISTPNRRGRLISFQNWMITWGSLIFYFLSYGTSFLQSTASFRLPWGLQMLPAWILLVAVPSMPRSPRWLTSKDRGNEALRVLADLHAKGDTMDPLVHCELQEILQKIQQERSFDSSSWLELVRKHNIVRVHCAMFVHIWSQFSGFNVLSYYIVYVFSMAGIQGNQALLSASLLYVISTVSRFLAVLFLDRWRRRWTLMTGSTFSMIFLFSVAGLMAAYGHAVPGGLDGVPAVTWAMDQPAASKAVIACSYLFVVAYAPTWGPIAWLYPPEIIPLYIRAKTVSVATALNWACNFALTFFTPTAFQHIQWRTFVIFGVFNVASLIHAFCFFQETKGKTLEEMDEVFSQGLWAFKVEYQESRLVQDVEMTKQNIKAGRETAVKPDFAHMEVPH, translated from the exons ATGAAGACCCTACCCAAGCTGAAAAACATGTACCTCATCAGCGCCCTAGCCACGATCGGTGGATTGCTGCAAGGGTTTGATGTAGCCGCAATGTCGGCCATTATTGGGACGCATCAG TACAAGACATACTTTCGCAGTCCAGGCTCGGTGCTCCAAGGCGGCATCACGGCGAGCATGGCGGGCGGTTCTTTCTGTGGCGCCCTAGCGTCCAACCTCACGGCCGACCGGCTCGGGCGACGCGACTCAATGGCCTATGCCTGCGTCATCTACATCGCTGGCTGTGCCATCATGTGCTCTGCGCAGAACGTCGCGCAGCTTATCGTGTCGCGGATTGTCAACGGCTTCGCAGTGGGCATTCTGTCATCTCAGGC ACCGATGTACATTGCCGAGATCAGCACCCCCAACCGAAGAGGCCGCTTAATCTCGTTCCAGAACTGGATGATAACATGGGGT TCACTAATATTTTACTTCTTATCATATGGGACGTCATTCCTCCAGTCCACGGCGTCCTTCCGTCTGCCATGGGGTCTCCAGATGCTGCCGGCGTGGATTCTTCTCGTCGCCGTACCATCGATGCCCCGCTCCCCTCGCTGGCTCACTAGCAAGGATCGCGGGAACGAAGCGTTGAGGGTGCTCGCTGATCTCCATGCCAAAGGTGATACTATGGACCCTCTTGTCCACTGCGAGTTGCAAGAAATCCTCCAGAAGATTCAACAGGAGCGTTCTTTCGACAGTTCCTCGTGGCTGGAGCTCGTCCGAAAGCATAATATCGTCCGGGTGCACTGCGCTATGTTTGTGCATATCTGGTCCCAGTTCTCTGGCTTCAACGTCCTGTCGTACTACATCGTCTACGTCTTCTCTATGGCAGGGATCCAGGGCAATCAGGCCTTGCTCTCGGCGTCGCTACTGTACGTTATCAGCACCGTGTCCCGCTTCCTGGCCGtgctcttcctcgatcgGTGGCGCAGGCGTTGGACCTTGATGACTGGCTCGACCTTTTCGATGATCTTCCTGTTTTCGGTGGCCGGCCTGATGGCGGCTTATGGGCACGCCGTCCCGGGAGGGCTGGATGGCGTGCCGGCAGTCACCTGGGCGATGGACCAACCAGCTGCCTCTAAGGCTGTCATTGCCTGTTCGTATCTGTTTGTCGTGGCGTACGCCCCGACGTGGGGTCCGATTGCATG GTTATATCCGCCTGAGATAATTCCCTTGTATATCCGCGCCAAAACGGTCTCAGTGGCGACCGCGTTGAACTGGGCCTGCAATTTTGCACTGACTTTCTTCACGCCGACGGCGTTCCAGCATATCCAGTGGCGCACCTTTGTGATCTTTGGCGTCTTCAATGTCGCCAGTCTGATCCATGCATTCTGCTTCTTTCAGGAGACCAAGGGCAAGACGCTCGAGGAAATGGACGAGGTCTTCAGCCAGGGCCTGTGGGCGTTTAAGGTTGAGTACCAGGAGAGTCGGCTGGTGCAAGACGTGGAAATGACGAAGCAGAATATCAAGGCGGGCAGAGAGACTGCGGTCAAGCCCGACTTCGCTCATATGGAAGTGCCGCACTAG